From Toxorhynchites rutilus septentrionalis strain SRP chromosome 2, ASM2978413v1, whole genome shotgun sequence, a single genomic window includes:
- the LOC129769491 gene encoding nuclear speckle splicing regulatory protein 1: protein MSKQYGLIDPKSNKSMRPGLLKHAAFASDSDSDSQDPKKPVNLELGESQRRQARVAQEKALAEDPTIYQYDELYDDIESKRKEAKVDKTKEERKPKYISKLLETAEKRKKEQERRIERQVQKEREAEGEMYKNKESFVTSAYRAKLEEMKKAEELEKREEYLESIGDVTKQCDLDGFYRHIYSQKLGEIKVSKEDVKDENSGGDSDTKEREQTKEQTSRKEVPRNEALASSKSRQYRKRCSDDEENVEAEKNDSSKKVHLQSNLDADSDFSIDSNSSSSGENDDDSDKSAISSKEQMKKSRISDKSLEQNADTIELKKSEEEKEKLNTTDSNKNGELVEKNNIKKEEKKKEPKIDIWKKRTVGAVFDSALQRYYERKAARIGG from the exons ATGTCTAAACA ATATGGTCTGATCGATCCAAAATCAAATAAGTCAATGAGACCTGGCCTCCTGAAGCATGCTGCTTTTGCAAGTGATTCTGACTCCGATTCACAGGACCCGAAGAAACCGGTCAATCTCGAATTAGGGGAAAGCCAAAGACGGCAAGCACGTGTGGCCCAGGAAAAGGCGCTGGCCGAAGATCCTACCATTTATCAGTATGATGAGTTATACGATGATATCGAGAGCAAGCGAAAAGAGGCAAAGGTCGATAAAACGAAAGAAGAACGAAAGCCGAAATATATAAGCAAACTATTGGAAACGGCAGAAAAACGTAAGAAAGAACAGGAGAGACGGATCGAACGTCAAGTTCAGAAGGAAAGGGAAGCCGAAGGCGAAATGTACAAAAACAAGGAATCATTTGTGACTTCCGCATATCGGGCGAAACTGGAGGAAATGAAGAAGGCAGAAGAACTGGAAAAACGAGAGGAGTATTTGGAGAGTATTGGAGATGTTACGAAGCAATGCGATTTGGACGGATTTTATAGACACATATATTCCCAAAAGCTAGGCGAAATTAAAGTGAGCAAAGAAGATGTTAAAGACGAAAACAGTGGCGGCGATTCGGACACCAAAGAACGAGAACAAACTAAGGAGCAAACAAGCAGGAAAGAAGTGCCTCGAAATGAAGCACTCGCGTCTTCTAAATCAAGACAGTACCGTAAAAGATGTTCTGATGATGAGGAGAATGTCGaagctgaaaaaaatgattcCTCTAAAAAAGTGCATTTGCAATCCAATCTCGATGCTGATTCTGATTTCAGTATTGATAGTAATAGCAGCAGTAGCGGCGAGAATGATGATGATAGTGATAAAAGCGCAATTTCTAGCAAAGAACAAATGAAAAAGAGTCGCATATCAGATAAATCTCTAGAGCAGAATGCTGATACTATAGAGTTAAAAAAGAGTGAAGAGGAAAAGGAAAAGTTAAATACTACTGATAGCAACAAAAACGGAGAACTTGTTGAGAAGAATAACAtaaaaaaggaagaaaaaaagaaggaaCCTAAAATCGATATATGGAAGAAGCGAACTGTTGGTGCAGTTTTTGATAGTGCTCTCCAGAGGTACTATGAGCGCAAAGCTGCCAGAATTGGGGGATGA
- the LOC129769490 gene encoding NADH dehydrogenase [ubiquinone] 1 alpha subcomplex subunit 10, mitochondrial, whose product MAGVFRVGVRFLNRPSPVKQVLENKLCSPAVISACNISGKTMRGSKLSKPKPFPYLEKKYTAFQAMKDVLLKTTTSRFDENTKVVVVEGPIAAGKSAFAKELAVELDMKYFPEATMDGFYVNSYGYDLRQLDPQMPVNMRSFDANNFLQYPTHRNVATFQIQMLMQRYSQYIDALAHLFSTGEGVVLDRCVYSDFVFVETMFKSGYISKGARSVYYDLVKNTFCELLKPHLVIYLDVPVNVVKDRIKKRSVPAEVNSKALTDKYLLDMEHIYKQQYLKDISSHAELLIYDWSDYGETEVVVEDIERIDFERFDKDDTHMRDWRLDSEEEWTEVRDRYMNKSDLMNYFNVPRYDVPELLISPEDFKDWYDVWFEAPGMKYRKGYNEDCGDSGILTKTKLDFRNSL is encoded by the exons ATGGCTGGTGTGTTCCGAGTGGGTGTGCGATTTTTAAATCGTCCATCCCCAGTTAAACAGGTCCTCGAGAATAAGCTGTGCTCACCAGCAGTGATTTCAGCATGTAACATTTCCGGAAAAACTATGCGTGGCTCGAAACTCAGTAAACCCAAACCGTTCCCTTACTTGGAAAAGAAATACACTGCATTCCAAGCAATGAAGGACGTACTTTTGAAAACAACGACCAGTCGATTTGATGAAAATACGAAG GTCGTAGTTGTCGAAGGCCCCATTGCTGCTGGAAAATCCGCATTTGCTAAGGAGCTTGCTGTCGAACTGGATATGAAATACTTCCCAGAGGCAACCATGGATGGCTTTTATGTCAACTCTTATGGATACGATCTGCGTCAACTGGATCCGCAAATGCCCGTCAATATGAGAAGCTTCGATGCCAATAATTTCTTGCAATATCCCACCCATCGTAACGTGGCTACGTTCCAAATCCAGATGCTTATGCAGCGCTACTCGCAATATATCGATGCACTAGCCCATCTCTTCTCGACCGGGGAAGGCGTTGTATTGGATCGCTGTGTGTAttcggattttgtttttgtggaGACAATGTTTAAGAGTGGTTACATCTCCAAAGGCGCCCGCTCAGTATATTACGATCTTGTTAAGAACACTTTCTGTGAGTTATTGAAGCCACATCTCGTAATTTATTTGGACGTTCCGGTTAACGTAGTAAAAGATCGGATCAAGAAGAGATCCGTTCCGGCAGAAGTGAATTCAAAGGCGCTAACGGACAAATATCTATTAGATATGGAGCACATCTATAAGCAACAATATCTGAAGGATATTAGTTCACATGCCGAACTTTTGATTTACGACTGGTCAGACTATGGTGAAACTGAAGTCGTTGTCGAGGACATTGAGCGAATCGATTTCGAACGCTTCGATAAGGATGACACTCATATGCGGGACTGGCGCTTGGACAGTGAAGAGGAGTGGACCGAAGTGAGAGATCGCTACATGAACAAATCAGAtttgatgaattatttcaaTGTGCCTCGTTATGATGTCCCTGAGCTTCTCATTTCACCTGAGGATTTCAAGGATTGGTATGACGTTTGGTTCGAAGCTCCGGGAATGAAATATCGTAAGGGTTATAACGAGGATTGTGGCGATTCCGGCATACTTACTAAAACCAAGCTGGATTTCCGCAATTCATTGTAG